From the genome of Nasonia vitripennis strain AsymCx chromosome 1, Nvit_psr_1.1, whole genome shotgun sequence, one region includes:
- the LOC107981042 gene encoding phosphatidylinositol N-acetylglucosaminyltransferase subunit Y, translating to MQISTYQYYFLLALALIPVYLFFRLWSWLGWQLFVNN from the coding sequence ATGCAGATCTCGACTTACCAGTACTACTTCCTGCTTGCTCTGGCGCTTATCCCCGTCTACCTGTTCTTCAGACTGTGGTCCTGGCTCGGATGGCAGCTATTTGTGAATAACTGA